In the genome of Telluria mixta, the window CTCGGACGCGTTCTGGAACCGGTTGATGTTGAAGAACGTCTGCGATGTCAGGGTATCGCCGTTGTCGAAGCTCCAGTTCAGGCGGGGGCCCAGGTTGAAGGCCGTGAACCGGGCGGCGTCGGACTGGTGGCCCAGACGCAGGCCGTCGAGGCGGTCGGCCGTGTCGAGATGCCGCTCGACGGTCGCCGGCTCACGCCAGAAGTGCGAGCGCGACAGGTTTGCCGACAGCGAATACGACAGTTTGCCGATACGGTCCGACAGCTGCAGGTTGAGCGACGGGTTCGCCACATCGTGCCCATGGCCATACCCCGCCTTCAGTTCGCGCTGGGCCGTTTTGATCGTCTTCTTGAGGACGATGTTGATGGTGCCGGCGATCGACTGCGTGGAGAATTCCGCGCTGGCCGCACGCAGTACTTCGATGCGTTCGATGACGTCCGGCGCCAGCGAATCGATGGAAAAGCCGGCCGGCGCGCGCTCGCCGTTGAGCAGCACCTGCGTGTAGCCGGCGCCGAGTCCGCGCATGCGGATTTCGCCGCCCCGTCCTCCGCCCGTCCCGCTGACGGTCACGCCCGGCACGCGCTTCAGCACGTCGAGCACGCTCGTGTCGCCGTACTTGACGATCTCGTCGTGATTGACGACGATCTTGCTGGCGGTGTCGTCGCGGCGCGGATCGTAGGCGTCGGCCGCGCCTTTCACCTCGACCTGCTGGATCTTGTCCTCTTTGGCGAGCGGCTTGGGCGCTTGCTGGGCATGAACGGCACACGAGGCGGCGATGGCGGCGGCGAGCAAGGTGAGGCGGAATGGCGTTTTCACGGTATGCATGTCAGAATGGCAAAATAGACCGGCCGCCATTGTCCAACAGATCGCCGACTTATTGTTGCTCTTACGTAAATATTTTTGATATGCATTACCGGCGGCGACCCCGCCGTTTTGCCTTAGAGAACATCCGTGCCGCTATAATGGCGCGTCTTCATATCGAGGTTTACCGTGTCCGATCGCCTGAAAGTCCTGCCCCAGTACCTGCTGCCGAAACGGCGCCTCACGACGTTTGCCGGCCGCGTGGCCGGTGCCAATGGCGGCACGGTGACGACGCGACTGATCCGCTGGTTCGTCGCGAAGTACGGTGTGAACATGCTCGAGGCCGAGAATCCGGACATCACCAGCTATAAAAGCTTCAACGAATTCTTCACCCGCCCGCTGAAGGCCGGCGTGCGCCCGCTGGCCGATGCCGATTTCGTCTGCCCGGTCGACGGCGCCATCAGCCAGTTCGGCGCGATCGACGACCATCACATCCTGCAGGCGAAGGGCCACCGCTTCACGACGACGGAACTGGTCGGCGGCGACGCGAACCTCGCCAGGGAGTTCCAGCACGGCTGCTTCGCCAACCTGTACCTGTCGCCGAAGGATTACCACCGCCTGCACATGCCGTGCGACGGCAAGCTGACCCGCATGATCTATGTGCCGGGCGCCCTGTTCTCCGTGAACCCGACGACGGCGCGCGGCGTGCCGAACCTGTTCGCCCGCAACGAGCGCGTGGTATGCGTGTTCGAATCGCCGGAGTACGGCCCGTTCGTGATGGTGCTCGTGGGCGCGACGATCGTCGGCAGCATGGCCACCGTGTGGCACGGGGTCGTGAATCCGACGCGCCTGCAGAAGGTGACGGAGTGGACGTACGCGGACCGCGACATCGTCCTGAAAAAGGGGGAAGAGATGGGGCGCTTCCTGCTCGGCTCGACGGTCGTCATGCTGTTCCGTCCCGATACGATCCGCTTCAACCCGGACTGGGCGCCGGAACGCTCCGTGCGCCTGGGCGAGATGATGGGCAACCGGCCGGCCTGATTGTACTGACAGGCTTTTCATGGCAGCATGGTCGCCTTTTCCAGGAGGCAAACCATGCAGGGATCTCTTACCGTCGCCGACGCCCAGCAGGACATGCGCACGGCCTACCTGGGCGGCGCGCCCGGGCTGTTCGTGTCGGGCACCGTCTGGACCATCGCCGGCCTCGTTTGCCTGTAAAAGTCGGTGGCGTCATCGAGATCGTGTACGGCATCGTGGTACTGGCTACCCAGCGCGGCACGACCCGCACCGCACCTGCATCGACCTGACCTCACGCGGACTTGTCGCGATTCTTGCAAAACACCTCGTCCAGCATGTCGAGAAACGCCCGCGTCTTCGCGGGCATCAGCCGCCTGCCGGGGAACACGGCCCAGCCCGTCGAACCCGGCAGATCCCAGTCCGGCAGCACGCGCACCAGTTCTCCCTTCTTGACGTGCTTGGCCACGATGAAATCCGTGCTCGCCGCGATGCCGGCCCCGCTCGACGCGATCTTCGCCAGCAGCTGGGGCGAATTGGCCGTCAGGCGGGCCGTCAGCTCCTTCTCCCACCGCACTTTGCCTCGCTGCAGAATCCACGGCACGGCACCGCCCGAGCGGCTGAGGATGCACAGCAAATCGTGTTGCAGCAGGTCGTCCGGATGCTCGGGCAGGCCCCGCCGCGCGAGATAGGACGGCGCGGCGTACAGGCCGAACTGCTGGATGGCGACGCGGCGCGCGGCCAGGGTCGAATCCTCGGGCAGATCGCCCATGCGGATCGCGATGTCGAAGTTTTCCGCGACGAGGTCCACGCGCCGCGGCGACAGATCCAGTTCCAGCGACACGGCCGGATAGCGGTCCATGAATTGCGGAATCATGTCCGCCATGACGACGTTGGCGAAATCCTGCGGCATCGAGATGCGCAGCTTGCCGCTGGGCGCGGCCTGGCGGTGCTGGGCCAGCGCGCCGGCCGCCTCCACCTCTTCCGCCACCTTGCGTGCATGTTCCAGCAGGCTCGCGCCGAATTCCGTCAGCATCAGGCGCCGCGTCGTCCGCTGCAGCAGGCGCTCGCCCACGCTCGCCTCCAGCATCGCGATACGGCGCGACACGGTCGACTTCGGCAAATCGAGGCGCTGCGCGGCCATGCTGAAGCTGCCGGCCTCGACGATGCGGGCAAACAGCAGCAGGTCGTTCGGTTCGACGTCCATAGATGGGATTGTTCCACTCATTGAATAATGTTATCCATTCTACCGTCTACCGCACGATATTTGGAACCGTTAAAGTGACTCCATCGAAACACGAACCAACAACGAAGGAGCACACCATGAACATCCTGCAAATCAACTCCAGCCTGCGCGGCAACCAATCCGAATCGACCCGCGTCGCCAATGCGATCGTCGCCAAGGTGGCCGGCGCCAACCCGGGCGCGACCGTCACCGTGCGCGACCTGGGCGCGAACCCGCATCCGGTGCTGGACGAAGCGGCGCTGGGTGCCCTGTTCACCCCGGCCGACCAGCGCACGGCCGAGCAGGCTGCCCGCGTGGCCCTGGACGACACGCTGATCGCCGAAGCGCAGGCCGCCGACGTGATCGTGATCGGCGCCCCGATGTACAACTTCGGCATGCCGATCCAGCTGAAAGCATGGTTCGACGCCATCGCCCGCGCCGGCGTGACCTTCCGCTACACGGAGAACGGTCCGGAAGGCCTGCTGAAGAACAAGAAGGTGTTCGTGGCCACGGCCCGCGGCGGCATCTACCCGCTCGACGCCGACCCGCAAGTCCCGCACATCCGCATGCTGCTGAACTTCCTGGGCCTGACGGACCACCAGTTCATCTACTCGGCAGGCCTGGCGATGGGTCCGGAAGCGGCTGCGAAAGGCCAGGCCGACGCGGACGCCGCAGTCGCAGCACTGGCATAAACCATCAACATTGCGTCAAGGAGAGAGCGATCATGACCCAGCAAGTGCAAACCCAGGCCGTGGCCACCAGCCGCGGCGTCGAACGCCTGGTCGGCGGCCAGTTCGTGATGGACGGCGCGGGCGTCAAGATCAACCGCGTCC includes:
- a CDS encoding LysR family transcriptional regulator translates to MDVEPNDLLLFARIVEAGSFSMAAQRLDLPKSTVSRRIAMLEASVGERLLQRTTRRLMLTEFGASLLEHARKVAEEVEAAGALAQHRQAAPSGKLRISMPQDFANVVMADMIPQFMDRYPAVSLELDLSPRRVDLVAENFDIAIRMGDLPEDSTLAARRVAIQQFGLYAAPSYLARRGLPEHPDDLLQHDLLCILSRSGGAVPWILQRGKVRWEKELTARLTANSPQLLAKIASSGAGIAASTDFIVAKHVKKGELVRVLPDWDLPGSTGWAVFPGRRLMPAKTRAFLDMLDEVFCKNRDKSA
- the asd gene encoding archaetidylserine decarboxylase (Phosphatidylserine decarboxylase is synthesized as a single chain precursor. Generation of the pyruvoyl active site from a Ser is coupled to cleavage of a Gly-Ser bond between the larger (beta) and smaller (alpha chains). It is an integral membrane protein.); this encodes MSDRLKVLPQYLLPKRRLTTFAGRVAGANGGTVTTRLIRWFVAKYGVNMLEAENPDITSYKSFNEFFTRPLKAGVRPLADADFVCPVDGAISQFGAIDDHHILQAKGHRFTTTELVGGDANLAREFQHGCFANLYLSPKDYHRLHMPCDGKLTRMIYVPGALFSVNPTTARGVPNLFARNERVVCVFESPEYGPFVMVLVGATIVGSMATVWHGVVNPTRLQKVTEWTYADRDIVLKKGEEMGRFLLGSTVVMLFRPDTIRFNPDWAPERSVRLGEMMGNRPA
- a CDS encoding FMN-dependent NADH-azoreductase; this translates as MNILQINSSLRGNQSESTRVANAIVAKVAGANPGATVTVRDLGANPHPVLDEAALGALFTPADQRTAEQAARVALDDTLIAEAQAADVIVIGAPMYNFGMPIQLKAWFDAIARAGVTFRYTENGPEGLLKNKKVFVATARGGIYPLDADPQVPHIRMLLNFLGLTDHQFIYSAGLAMGPEAAAKGQADADAAVAALA